One genomic region from Knoellia sp. p5-6-4 encodes:
- the mshD gene encoding mycothiol synthase gives MSSSARPAPSTVAMLSPQQADEVRALAARAAEGDGVAALSEQTLLSLAAREGTVEHVLAYAAGRLTGYAQAAGGEDASVELVVDPAARRDGVGSALWAEVARRHPRARVWAHGDLDSARRFAAALGLEPVRELHKMSRPLTADDATGTAAEAATALPPGFTARVFVPGRDEQAWLEANAAAFADHPEQGRLTHDDLRERMAQPWFDPAGFIIVEAEDGPGRVAAFHWTKVDPEQRSSLDPAATAGEVYVVGVHPAYQGRGLARPLTALGLAHLAGLGLPEVVLYVDGDNAGALRTYTSLGFRSTMVDVMYSRTVDARVSG, from the coding sequence GTGTCGTCGTCTGCGCGCCCCGCCCCGTCCACCGTCGCGATGCTCTCGCCGCAGCAGGCCGACGAGGTCCGCGCCCTCGCGGCCCGGGCCGCCGAGGGCGACGGCGTGGCTGCCCTCTCGGAGCAGACCCTGCTGTCGCTGGCGGCACGGGAGGGCACGGTCGAGCACGTGCTCGCGTATGCCGCGGGCCGGCTGACCGGGTACGCCCAGGCCGCGGGCGGCGAGGATGCCTCGGTCGAGCTCGTGGTGGACCCGGCGGCACGACGGGACGGGGTCGGGTCGGCCCTCTGGGCGGAGGTGGCGAGGCGCCACCCGCGGGCGAGGGTGTGGGCCCACGGCGACCTCGACTCCGCCCGGCGGTTCGCCGCCGCGCTGGGGCTCGAGCCCGTCCGCGAGCTGCACAAGATGTCGCGACCCCTGACCGCCGACGACGCCACGGGCACCGCCGCCGAGGCGGCGACCGCACTGCCGCCCGGCTTCACCGCGCGGGTCTTCGTGCCGGGCCGGGACGAGCAGGCGTGGCTCGAAGCCAACGCGGCCGCCTTCGCCGACCACCCCGAGCAGGGACGCCTGACCCACGACGACCTGCGCGAGCGGATGGCGCAGCCGTGGTTCGACCCGGCCGGCTTCATCATCGTCGAGGCCGAGGACGGGCCGGGGCGCGTCGCCGCGTTCCACTGGACCAAGGTCGACCCGGAGCAGCGCTCGAGTCTCGACCCGGCCGCCACGGCCGGTGAGGTGTACGTGGTCGGGGTGCACCCGGCATACCAGGGTCGTGGGCTGGCCCGGCCGCTCACCGCCCTGGGCCTGGCCCACCTCGCCGGCCTGGGCCTGCCGGAGGTGGTGCTCTACGTGGACGGCGACAACGCCGGGGCCCTTCGGACCTACACCAGCCTCGGGTTTCGCAGCACCATGGTCGACGTGATGTATTCGCGCACCGTCGACGCCCGAGTGTCAGGATGA